In Holophagales bacterium, one DNA window encodes the following:
- a CDS encoding peptidase M14 has protein sequence MIRHLCRLSLPIALALLLALVAPPLHAGVDVADPFTGDGPWMVRAFFVPDADRQEVGRRFDHFSVDRKSGALRLFAADASDLEWLRARGYWLELDEATTAAMREAQRRAATEQTLAGIPGYSCYRTVEESYATADAIVAAHPQLASIVDIGDSWEKVTAGGNPGYDLRVLRLTNSAVPGPKPRFLLHGAIHAREYTTAELALRFAEQLVDGYGSDADATWILDHHEVHLLLQANPDGRKKAEAGSSWRKNTNEAYCGATSTSRGADLNRNFPFQWGCCGGSSGYPATCATDFRGDSPASEPEVQAIRNYLLAIFPDQRGPELTDPAPPDASGLYLDLHSFSELVLWPWGFTSTVAPNGTAFATLGRKFAYFNGYMPEQSIGLYPTDGTTDDFGYGELGVASYAWELGTNFFEDCVTFTSTILPDNLAALRYAAKVARTPYRTPAGPDALSVTPSVSVVAPGDPLAVTATLDDTRYSSAGGVEPSQPIAQAELTLDTPPWAAGAAPIAMSAVDGAFDETVEPATVAVPTAGISEGRHLAFVRGRDSAGNWGAVSATYLTVMDPLTAPTVYGVVRDATSGSPLAATVSVGPFSTTSDAGSGAYSIQVPTGTYALAASALDHASANVAAVTLSSGDSRLQDFSLVPYTAALADDVEGGNLGWAAASPWAITNLQAHSPSHSWTDSPGAGVVYGNNVDTSLVSAIQDLSQASGVHVSFWQRYETEPTFDFCHVEVSGDDGATWTELASYDGTQSTWTQVTLAAPQLDGKAQARIRFRLSTDVSVQRDGCYVDDVVLRAAMAPILSFADGFESGTLSNWDAFGL, from the coding sequence ATGATTCGACACCTGTGCCGTCTTTCGCTGCCGATCGCTCTTGCGCTCCTGCTGGCGCTCGTCGCTCCGCCGCTCCACGCTGGCGTCGACGTCGCCGATCCGTTCACCGGTGACGGCCCCTGGATGGTGCGGGCCTTCTTCGTCCCCGACGCCGACCGCCAGGAGGTCGGGCGCCGCTTCGATCACTTCTCGGTGGACCGCAAGAGCGGCGCGCTGCGTCTCTTCGCGGCCGACGCAAGCGACCTCGAGTGGCTGCGTGCCCGCGGCTACTGGCTCGAGCTCGACGAGGCGACCACGGCCGCGATGCGCGAGGCGCAGCGCCGCGCCGCCACGGAGCAGACCCTCGCCGGCATTCCGGGATACTCCTGCTATCGGACGGTCGAGGAGAGCTACGCCACGGCGGACGCCATCGTCGCCGCCCATCCCCAGCTTGCGTCGATCGTCGACATCGGCGACAGCTGGGAGAAGGTCACCGCCGGCGGCAACCCCGGTTACGACCTGCGCGTGCTCCGGCTCACCAACTCGGCCGTGCCGGGGCCGAAGCCGCGCTTTCTCCTGCACGGCGCCATCCACGCTCGCGAGTACACCACCGCCGAGCTGGCGCTCCGCTTCGCCGAACAGCTCGTCGACGGCTACGGCAGCGACGCCGACGCGACGTGGATCCTCGACCACCACGAGGTCCACCTGCTGCTGCAGGCCAACCCGGACGGCCGCAAGAAGGCCGAAGCCGGCTCGTCGTGGCGGAAGAACACGAACGAGGCGTACTGCGGCGCGACCTCGACCTCCCGTGGCGCCGACCTCAACCGGAATTTTCCGTTCCAATGGGGCTGCTGCGGCGGGTCGAGCGGTTACCCCGCTACCTGCGCAACGGATTTCCGAGGCGACTCACCGGCCTCCGAGCCGGAGGTCCAGGCGATCCGCAACTACCTCCTGGCGATCTTCCCGGATCAGCGCGGTCCGGAGCTGACCGATCCGGCGCCGCCCGACGCCAGCGGGCTCTACCTCGACCTTCACAGCTTCAGCGAGCTGGTGCTCTGGCCGTGGGGGTTCACCTCGACCGTGGCGCCGAACGGCACGGCGTTCGCCACGCTCGGGCGCAAGTTCGCGTACTTCAACGGCTACATGCCGGAGCAGTCGATCGGTCTTTACCCCACCGACGGCACGACCGACGATTTCGGCTACGGCGAGCTCGGCGTGGCCTCCTACGCCTGGGAGCTCGGGACCAACTTCTTCGAAGACTGCGTGACCTTCACCTCGACGATCCTGCCCGACAACCTCGCGGCGCTGCGCTACGCCGCCAAGGTCGCGCGCACGCCCTACCGCACCCCCGCCGGTCCGGACGCCCTGTCGGTCACGCCGAGTGTGAGCGTGGTGGCGCCCGGCGATCCGCTCGCGGTCACCGCGACCCTCGACGACACGCGCTATTCGAGCGCCGGCGGCGTCGAGCCGAGCCAGCCGATCGCCCAGGCCGAGCTGACGCTCGACACCCCGCCGTGGGCGGCCGGAGCGGCGCCGATCGCCATGAGCGCCGTCGACGGGGCGTTCGACGAGACGGTGGAGCCGGCGACGGTGGCGGTTCCCACGGCAGGGATCTCGGAGGGTCGCCACCTCGCCTTCGTGCGCGGGCGCGACAGCGCCGGCAACTGGGGGGCCGTCTCGGCAACCTACCTCACGGTGATGGATCCGCTGACCGCGCCGACCGTTTACGGAGTCGTTCGCGACGCGACGAGCGGCTCGCCGCTCGCGGCGACGGTGTCTGTCGGGCCGTTCTCGACGACCTCCGACGCCGGTAGCGGGGCCTATTCGATTCAGGTGCCGACCGGCACGTACGCGCTCGCCGCCTCGGCGCTCGACCACGCCTCGGCCAACGTGGCGGCGGTCACACTCTCCTCCGGCGATTCGCGCCTCCAGGACTTCTCGCTGGTGCCGTACACGGCGGCGCTCGCGGACGACGTCGAAGGGGGGAACCTCGGCTGGGCGGCCGCGAGCCCGTGGGCGATCACCAACCTGCAAGCGCATAGCCCATCGCACTCCTGGACCGATTCCCCGGGGGCTGGCGTCGTCTACGGCAACAACGTCGACACCTCGCTGGTCTCCGCGATCCAAGACCTCTCGCAGGCGAGCGGCGTCCATGTCTCCTTCTGGCAGCGCTACGAAACCGAGCCGACCTTCGACTTCTGCCACGTCGAAGTCTCGGGCGACGACGGAGCGACCTGGACCGAGCTGGCGAGCTACGACGGGACGCAGTCGACCTGGACCCAAGTGACGCTCGCCGCGCCGCAGCTCGACGGAAAGGCTCAGGCGCGGATCCGCTTCCGTCTCTCGACCGACGTCTCGGTACAGCGCGACGGCTGCTACGTCGACGATGTCGTGCTGCGCGCGGCGATGGCCCCGATTCTTTCCTTTGCCGACGGCTTCGAGAGCGGCACGCTGTCGAATTGGGATGCTTTCGGACTCTGA
- a CDS encoding M48 family metallopeptidase, translated as MPAAERAKSDAYFEGGYWLQLWGFLYGLAVAWLLLGTGLSARLRDLANRITRRRSLAASLYFAMYLPLVSLLSFPLTVYSDYFREHRYGLATQSFGLWLGDQAKELLIGLLLGAAFVPLLYAVLRRKPRTWALWGALLGLGFLVFGAVIGPVFINPLFNEYKKLEDPKVLAPILALARANGIPAHDVWEMDASRQTTRISANVSGLLGTERITLNDNLLKRCSLPEIESVMAHEMGHYVLNHVYESVLELGLLIVAAFAFVRWGMEKALARWGAAWRLDGVSDVATLPLLVAIFSVFFFVATPVTNTIIRVNEVEADIFGLNAARQPDGFAETALKLGEYRKLAPSPLEEILFFDHPSGRNRILMAMTWKAEHLDDPKVATGGAAAGANPAATQ; from the coding sequence ATGCCCGCCGCGGAGCGCGCCAAGTCCGACGCCTATTTCGAGGGCGGCTACTGGCTGCAGCTCTGGGGCTTCCTCTACGGCCTGGCGGTGGCTTGGCTCCTCCTCGGGACGGGGCTCTCGGCGCGACTGCGCGATCTGGCGAACCGGATCACCCGGAGAAGGTCGCTCGCCGCCTCGCTCTACTTCGCCATGTACCTGCCGTTGGTCTCGCTGCTCTCCTTCCCGTTGACGGTCTACTCGGACTACTTCCGCGAGCATCGGTACGGCCTCGCGACCCAGAGCTTCGGTCTCTGGCTCGGCGACCAGGCCAAGGAGCTGCTCATCGGCCTGCTGCTGGGCGCTGCGTTCGTGCCGCTGCTCTACGCCGTGCTCCGCCGCAAGCCGCGCACCTGGGCGCTGTGGGGGGCTCTCCTCGGACTCGGCTTCCTCGTCTTCGGGGCGGTGATCGGGCCGGTCTTCATCAATCCGCTGTTCAACGAGTACAAGAAGCTCGAGGATCCGAAGGTGCTCGCGCCGATTCTCGCGCTCGCCCGGGCGAACGGCATTCCCGCCCACGACGTCTGGGAGATGGACGCCTCGCGGCAGACGACGCGGATCTCGGCCAACGTCAGCGGTCTTCTCGGTACGGAGCGCATCACCCTCAACGACAACCTGCTCAAGCGCTGCAGCCTGCCCGAGATCGAGTCGGTGATGGCGCACGAGATGGGGCACTATGTTCTCAACCACGTCTACGAGAGCGTCCTCGAGCTCGGCCTGCTGATCGTCGCCGCCTTCGCCTTCGTGCGCTGGGGCATGGAGAAGGCTTTGGCCCGGTGGGGGGCGGCCTGGCGGCTCGACGGGGTCTCCGACGTGGCGACGTTGCCGCTGCTGGTCGCCATCTTCTCGGTCTTCTTCTTCGTTGCGACCCCGGTGACGAACACGATCATCCGCGTCAACGAGGTCGAGGCCGACATCTTCGGCCTCAACGCGGCCAGACAGCCGGACGGTTTCGCCGAGACGGCGCTCAAGCTCGGCGAGTACCGCAAGCTCGCGCCGTCGCCGCTCGAGGAGATCCTCTTCTTCGATCATCCGAGCGGCCGGAACCGGATTCTCATGGCGATGACCTGGAAGGCCGAGCACCTCGACGACCCGAAGGTCGCGACCGGCGGGGCTGCCGCAGGAGCGAATCCGGCGGCGACGCAGTAG
- a CDS encoding L-serine ammonia-lyase — translation MTLSVFDLFKIGIGPSSSHTLGPMNAARHFAEGLAQGGALDRTAGLTVELFGSLAATARGHATDKAVVLGLLGERPELLDPDQVDPLVASVRRDGRLPILGWRAVPYVEAEHLRLELRPLPFHPNAVRFTARDAGGAVVGQRTFYSVGGGFVVEEGESVGSGRGDGKEVPHRFHSAAELLALCRELGLSISGIVRANELAMRRATDLESGLQRLWETMQTCVRRGCRADGVLPGGLEVRRRAPALYRQLAENPESGLADPLTALDWVGLYALAVNEENAAGGRVVTAPTNGAAGIVPAVLHYYRRFVHGASDEGVRRMLLTATAIGTLFKENASISGAEVGCQGEVGSACSMAAGALCELLGGTPAQVAVAAEIAMEHNLGLTCDPVGGLVQVPCIERNAVAAVKAIQAARLALRGDGESFVSLDDVIHTLAATGRDMRSKYKETARGGLALRLRPIEPGAGSPEPEVSVGLPDC, via the coding sequence ATGACACTCTCGGTCTTCGACCTCTTCAAGATTGGCATCGGTCCGAGCAGCTCGCACACGCTCGGGCCGATGAACGCGGCGCGGCACTTCGCCGAAGGGCTGGCCCAGGGCGGGGCGCTCGATCGCACCGCCGGGCTGACCGTCGAGCTCTTCGGCTCGCTTGCCGCCACGGCGAGAGGCCACGCGACCGACAAGGCGGTCGTCCTCGGGCTGCTCGGCGAACGGCCGGAGCTCCTCGATCCCGACCAGGTCGATCCGCTCGTGGCGAGCGTGCGCCGTGACGGCCGGCTGCCGATTCTCGGTTGGCGAGCGGTTCCCTATGTCGAGGCCGAGCACTTGCGCCTCGAGCTTCGGCCGTTGCCGTTCCACCCGAATGCGGTGCGCTTCACGGCGCGCGACGCCGGCGGTGCGGTCGTCGGACAGCGGACCTTCTACTCGGTGGGCGGCGGCTTCGTCGTCGAAGAGGGCGAGTCGGTCGGATCGGGGCGCGGCGACGGGAAGGAGGTGCCGCATCGTTTCCACTCGGCCGCCGAGCTCCTGGCGCTCTGTCGGGAGCTCGGGCTCTCGATCTCGGGGATCGTGCGGGCCAACGAGCTGGCGATGCGCCGCGCGACCGATCTCGAGTCCGGACTGCAGCGGCTGTGGGAGACGATGCAGACCTGCGTCCGGCGCGGCTGTCGTGCCGACGGCGTGCTGCCGGGCGGACTCGAGGTGCGGCGCCGCGCTCCCGCCCTCTACCGGCAACTCGCCGAGAACCCGGAGTCGGGGCTCGCCGACCCGCTCACCGCCCTCGACTGGGTCGGGCTCTACGCGCTCGCGGTGAACGAAGAGAACGCCGCCGGCGGGCGGGTGGTGACCGCGCCGACCAACGGCGCCGCCGGAATCGTGCCGGCGGTGCTGCACTACTACCGACGATTCGTCCACGGTGCGAGCGACGAGGGCGTGCGGCGCATGTTGCTCACCGCGACGGCGATCGGCACGCTCTTCAAGGAGAACGCCTCGATCAGCGGTGCGGAGGTCGGCTGCCAGGGGGAGGTCGGCAGTGCCTGTTCGATGGCGGCCGGCGCGCTCTGCGAGCTCCTCGGCGGGACGCCCGCGCAGGTGGCGGTGGCCGCCGAAATCGCCATGGAGCACAACCTCGGGCTGACCTGCGATCCGGTCGGCGGGCTGGTCCAGGTGCCGTGCATCGAGCGCAACGCCGTCGCGGCGGTGAAGGCGATCCAGGCGGCCCGCTTGGCGCTGCGCGGGGATGGCGAGTCCTTCGTCAGTCTCGACGACGTCATCCACACCCTGGCGGCAACCGGGCGGGACATGCGGAGCAAGTACAAGGAGACGGCGCGCGGCGGTCTCGCGCTGCGCCTCCGCCCCATCGAGCCCGGCGCGGGGTCGCCCGAGCCCGAGGTCAGCGTCGGCTTGCCGGACTGCTGA